From a region of the Dictyoglomus sp. genome:
- a CDS encoding class II aldolase/adducin family protein: MSLMDKNMAKRELVEIGRKIAEKGLVVGPGGNTSVRLQDLVYMKASGVSFEYAEEEDYIGVDLNTGEVIEGSKRPTSEIWLHLECYKVRKDIGAVVHTHPPFSIAYAFQNESLKPFTPDMVALIGSEIPVIEYVVPGGKDFAFAVGKVIKNHNGVLIKNHGLVTVGSNLKEAYYRTLLIEEGIKTIIFAKLLGNMVFFTREQIEEINNLEAEKYRKKLLKGGFGDEEE; the protein is encoded by the coding sequence ATGAGTTTGATGGATAAAAATATGGCAAAAAGAGAGTTAGTTGAGATTGGAAGAAAAATTGCTGAAAAAGGATTAGTGGTAGGTCCTGGAGGAAATACCAGTGTAAGATTACAGGATTTAGTTTATATGAAAGCAAGCGGGGTATCCTTCGAATATGCAGAGGAAGAAGACTATATAGGAGTAGATTTAAATACAGGAGAAGTTATAGAAGGAAGTAAAAGACCCACATCAGAAATTTGGCTTCATTTGGAATGTTATAAGGTTAGAAAGGATATAGGAGCAGTAGTGCATACCCATCCCCCTTTTTCCATCGCTTACGCCTTCCAAAATGAATCTTTAAAACCCTTTACTCCTGATATGGTTGCTCTTATTGGTTCAGAGATTCCTGTCATTGAATATGTAGTTCCTGGAGGAAAAGATTTTGCTTTTGCAGTGGGTAAAGTAATAAAAAATCATAATGGTGTACTTATTAAAAATCATGGATTAGTTACAGTGGGATCCAATCTGAAAGAAGCCTATTATAGGACCTTACTTATAGAAGAGGGAATTAAAACGATTATCTTTGCAAAACTATTGGGAAATATGGTATTCTTTACAAGGGAACAGATTGAAGAGATTAATAATTTGGAAGCAGAAAAATATCGCAAAAAGTTGTTAAAGGGAGGATTTGGGGATGAAGAGGAGTGA
- a CDS encoding sugar phosphate isomerase/epimerase — MEKKKVFLDIGINGAFLTRRWENPENFIKLTKELGYDYHSFCSDVLDPFFSGDEEYQRETAEKIRKYAEKYNVIIWDYYTGMATHRFHGLSHSDERVRKRMKEWIIRAIDLARIMGASYIGGHWDAIPVEVLEDEEETKKRVKNVYKEFRELSLIVKEKGLLGISNEQMYIPSEKPWTLEEAEEFLIQVNKDNNGAPVYITIDVGHQAGMHYGLNGESLLYTEWLKKYAVFSPIIHLQQTTQESSSHWPFTKDYNQKGQVKIEEVLAAIKYSYENYKNNSVSYYLKPVEKIILVVEVIPSSTKTEWDLLRELKETAEYLRSYIPKGGIYYEFDG, encoded by the coding sequence ATGGAGAAAAAGAAAGTATTTTTAGATATTGGAATAAATGGTGCGTTTTTAACAAGAAGATGGGAAAATCCTGAAAATTTTATTAAATTAACCAAGGAATTGGGATATGACTACCACTCCTTTTGTAGTGATGTATTAGATCCCTTTTTTAGTGGAGATGAAGAGTATCAAAGGGAAACTGCAGAGAAAATAAGAAAGTACGCAGAAAAATATAATGTAATTATATGGGACTATTATACCGGAATGGCAACTCATAGATTTCATGGCCTTTCTCATAGTGATGAGAGGGTAAGAAAGAGAATGAAGGAATGGATAATAAGGGCAATAGATCTTGCAAGGATTATGGGAGCGAGCTATATTGGTGGGCATTGGGATGCTATTCCTGTTGAAGTTTTGGAAGACGAAGAAGAAACAAAAAAGAGAGTTAAAAATGTTTACAAAGAGTTCCGAGAACTTTCTCTAATTGTTAAAGAGAAAGGACTTTTGGGAATATCTAATGAACAGATGTATATTCCCAGTGAAAAGCCTTGGACCTTAGAAGAAGCAGAAGAATTTTTAATTCAAGTAAATAAAGATAATAATGGTGCACCTGTATATATAACCATAGATGTAGGACATCAGGCAGGAATGCATTATGGACTTAATGGTGAATCCCTTTTATATACTGAATGGCTTAAAAAATATGCAGTCTTTTCGCCCATAATACATCTTCAACAAACAACTCAAGAGAGTAGTAGTCATTGGCCCTTTACAAAGGATTATAATCAAAAGGGACAAGTAAAGATCGAGGAGGTTTTGGCCGCAATAAAATATTCCTATGAGAATTACAAAAATAATTCTGTTTCTTATTATTTGAAACCAGTTGAAAAGATTATTTTAGTAGTAGAAGTGATTCCTTCCTCTACCAAAACAGAGTGGGATTTATTAAGGGAGTTAAAGGAAACTGCAGAGTATTTAAGAAGTTACATCCCTAAAGGAGGAATATACTATGAGTTTGATGGATAA
- the srlD gene encoding sorbitol-6-phosphate dehydrogenase codes for MRLKDKVAIVTGGAQGLGEALCYRLAKEGCFVTVADIKYGKAQEVAERIVKEYERPAMAVKCDVTKEEDVKDMVEKTVERYKRLDIMIANAGILIAHDITEFPLEDWKKVIDVNLTGYFLCARESAKVMVKQRSGVIIQINSKSGKKGSFRNCAYSASKFGGIGLTQSIALDLAPYNVRVVAVCPGDLLDSPLWRDSLYDQYAKRWGISKEEVRERYLKQIPLGRACTYDDVANVVVFLASDEASYITGDAVNVTGGVEMR; via the coding sequence ATGAGACTTAAGGACAAAGTAGCAATAGTTACTGGTGGTGCTCAAGGATTAGGAGAGGCTCTTTGTTATAGATTAGCAAAAGAGGGTTGTTTTGTTACTGTTGCTGACATCAAATATGGTAAAGCCCAAGAGGTTGCAGAAAGAATTGTAAAAGAATATGAAAGACCAGCTATGGCAGTGAAATGTGATGTAACTAAAGAAGAAGATGTGAAAGATATGGTAGAAAAAACTGTGGAAAGGTATAAAAGATTGGATATAATGATTGCTAATGCGGGAATACTAATTGCCCATGATATAACAGAATTTCCTTTGGAGGACTGGAAAAAGGTGATTGATGTAAATCTAACAGGATATTTTTTATGTGCTCGAGAATCTGCAAAGGTTATGGTAAAACAAAGATCAGGAGTTATTATCCAAATAAATTCAAAATCTGGAAAAAAGGGAAGTTTTAGAAATTGTGCTTATTCCGCATCAAAATTTGGGGGTATTGGTCTAACTCAAAGTATTGCTTTGGATCTTGCCCCTTATAATGTAAGAGTTGTTGCGGTTTGTCCTGGAGACCTTTTGGATTCTCCATTATGGAGAGATAGTTTATATGATCAGTATGCAAAAAGATGGGGAATAAGTAAAGAAGAGGTAAGAGAGAGATATTTAAAGCAAATACCTTTAGGAAGGGCATGTACCTATGATGATGTAGCCAACGTGGTAGTTTTCTTAGCAAGCGATGAAGCATCCTATATCACTGGGGATGCAGTTAATGTTACTGGTGGAGTAGAGATGAGGTGA
- a CDS encoding D-lyxose/D-mannose family sugar isomerase, with the protein MKRSEYERARKKALEYFEKAHIVLTEEEKNKIEVADFGLGRLDEIGLELLVYVNTDRVCAKELVLFPRQICPEHRHPPIGKEEGKEETFRCRWGKVYLYVEGEPTKNPKAIIPEDKKQYFTVWHEIELNPGEQYTLPPNTLHWFQAGDEGAVISEFSTKNTDEYDIFTDPEIKRIPIIED; encoded by the coding sequence ATGAAGAGGAGTGAATATGAAAGGGCGAGAAAAAAAGCTCTTGAGTACTTTGAAAAGGCTCATATAGTTTTAACCGAAGAAGAAAAGAATAAAATTGAAGTAGCAGACTTTGGACTGGGAAGACTTGATGAAATTGGCTTAGAATTGTTAGTGTATGTAAATACAGATAGAGTATGCGCAAAGGAATTAGTGCTTTTTCCAAGACAGATATGTCCAGAACATAGACATCCACCTATAGGAAAAGAGGAAGGAAAAGAAGAAACATTTAGGTGTAGATGGGGTAAAGTCTATCTTTATGTTGAAGGAGAGCCTACAAAAAATCCTAAAGCTATAATTCCAGAGGATAAAAAACAATATTTTACTGTTTGGCATGAAATTGAATTAAATCCAGGAGAACAATATACTCTTCCACCCAATACTCTCCATTGGTTTCAAGCTGGAGATGAAGGTGCGGTGATATCAGAATTTTCCACAAAAAATACTGATGAATACGATATCTTTACTGATCCTGAGATAAAGAGAATTCCAATAATAGAAGACTAA